One genomic segment of Bradyrhizobium prioriisuperbiae includes these proteins:
- a CDS encoding cupredoxin family protein produces MRIGRQTFITLVGTTLLTAAAWAGEGPPGHHHDDSFSAGEPGNAKKPARIVQVTMGEMDGKMMFMPAKVEVKKGEQVKFVLRNNGELDHEFILATTAENLKHAEAMKKNPDMEHDDPNGKRLAPKKADEIVWKFTKAGEFEYSCLIPGHREAGMIGTVVVK; encoded by the coding sequence ATGAGAATTGGACGACAAACCTTCATCACGCTTGTGGGAACTACGCTTCTGACGGCAGCGGCCTGGGCTGGCGAGGGGCCTCCCGGTCACCACCACGATGACTCGTTTTCGGCGGGCGAACCAGGAAACGCGAAGAAGCCGGCGCGGATCGTGCAGGTCACGATGGGTGAGATGGACGGCAAGATGATGTTCATGCCGGCAAAGGTCGAGGTGAAGAAGGGCGAGCAAGTCAAGTTCGTGCTTCGCAACAATGGCGAGCTCGATCACGAGTTCATCCTGGCTACGACAGCTGAGAATCTCAAGCACGCCGAGGCCATGAAAAAGAACCCGGATATGGAGCACGACGATCCGAACGGCAAGCGGCTTGCACCGAAGAAAGCGGACGAGATCGTCTGGAAATTCACCAAGGCCGGCGAGTTCGAATACTCCTGCCTGATTCCCGGTCACCGGGAAGCGGGGATGATCGGCACCGTCGTGGTCAAGTAA
- a CDS encoding copper-binding protein — protein MNVKLTTAVLSLSLLLGAGTAVAQAANGEVKKIDEAAGKITLKHGPIKNLDMDEESMTMVFRVQDPAMLKQVKVGDKVQFEAERATAGITITKMQKSK, from the coding sequence ATGAACGTTAAACTCACAACAGCAGTACTCTCGCTTTCCCTTCTCCTGGGCGCCGGAACAGCGGTCGCTCAGGCTGCGAATGGCGAGGTCAAGAAGATCGATGAGGCTGCCGGAAAGATCACCTTGAAGCATGGCCCGATCAAGAACCTCGATATGGACGAGGAGAGCATGACCATGGTCTTCCGTGTTCAGGATCCTGCAATGCTCAAGCAGGTGAAGGTCGGCGACAAGGTGCAGTTCGAGGCCGAGCGTGCGACGGCCGGCATCACCATCACGAAAATGCAGAAAAGCAAATAG
- a CDS encoding DUF411 domain-containing protein — protein sequence MDDLTGYPRGLTRRGVLGLSVALLMLPRSAASAEASEILVHKDPNCGCCTGWVHHLQGAGFAVTVHESTELHLVRQRLGVPADLAGCHIAEASGYVLEGHVPAAAVRRLLAERPKAVGLAVPGMPIGSPGMEGGVAEKYDVVLFGANGRRKFMSFVGAEMAG from the coding sequence ATGGATGACTTGACAGGATATCCGCGCGGTTTGACAAGACGAGGTGTGCTTGGGTTGTCAGTCGCGCTGTTGATGCTGCCGAGATCGGCAGCATCCGCCGAAGCATCGGAGATACTGGTTCATAAAGATCCAAACTGCGGCTGTTGCACAGGCTGGGTCCACCATCTTCAAGGCGCAGGCTTCGCCGTGACGGTGCATGAAAGCACCGAGTTGCATCTCGTCCGGCAACGCCTCGGCGTGCCGGCCGATCTCGCCGGATGTCACATCGCCGAGGCGAGCGGATATGTTCTCGAGGGGCATGTTCCCGCCGCGGCCGTTCGACGCTTGCTGGCGGAGCGACCTAAGGCCGTCGGGTTGGCTGTTCCGGGCATGCCGATTGGATCGCCGGGAATGGAAGGCGGGGTGGCCGAAAAATACGACGTCGTTCTCTTCGGAGCCAACGGCCGCCGAAAATTCATGAGCTTTGTCGGAGCCGAGATGGCTGGTTGA
- the panD gene encoding aspartate 1-decarboxylase: MRSKIHNATVTEANLAYVGSITIDKELIERAGLWVGERVLVVSNTSGARLETYVIEGARHSGAICMNGAAAHLIGQGEQIIIMGFELVEAPVEPKVILVDADNRFARDLTETAMTPV; the protein is encoded by the coding sequence ATGCGTTCGAAGATTCACAATGCGACTGTGACCGAGGCAAATCTCGCCTATGTCGGATCCATTACCATCGACAAGGAGCTGATCGAACGGGCCGGGTTGTGGGTCGGAGAGCGCGTGCTGGTGGTCTCGAACACGTCAGGCGCACGATTGGAAACCTATGTCATCGAAGGTGCGAGACACTCCGGTGCGATCTGCATGAACGGCGCAGCTGCGCATCTCATCGGCCAGGGCGAACAGATCATCATTATGGGCTTCGAACTCGTCGAGGCGCCCGTCGAACCGAAGGTGATCCTTGTTGACGCGGACAACCGCTTTGCCCGCGATCTGACCGAAACGGCCATGACCCCCGTCTAG
- a CDS encoding IS5 family transposase (programmed frameshift), protein MRRYALRDDQWDRIEEFLPGRKGHVGVTAKDNRLFVEAVLYRYRAGIPWRDLPERFGDPIKVHTRFSRWAKSGVWKKLFEMLASDADNEYAMIDSTIVRAHQHSAGAQKKPGEDEALGRSKGGLSTKIHALVDALGNPLGFKLTPGQAHDLQGADALLPDMAANTLLADKAYDADQRVIEPLLARAKSVVIPPRGHRQIQRDFDKDAYKARHLIENFFCKLKQYRAIATRYDKTARNFLAAIHLAAAIIWLN, encoded by the exons ATGCGCCGCTACGCCCTTCGGGACGATCAATGGGACAGGATCGAGGAGTTTTTGCCCGGCCGCAAAGGGCACGTTGGGGTCACCGCCAAGGACAATCGGCTGTTTGTCGAGGCGGTGCTGTACCGTTATCGCGCCGGGATTCCCTGGCGGGATTTGCCGGAGCGCTTTGGCGATCCGATCAAGGTTCACACGAGGTTTTCACGCTGGGCCAAGAGCGGTGTGTGGAAGAAGTTGTTTGAGATGCTGGCGAGCGATGCCGACAATGAGTACGCGATGATCGACAGCACAATCGTGCGGGCGCATCAGCACAGTGCCGGGGCGCAAAAAAAGC CGGGCGAAGACGAGGCGCTCGGGCGCAGCAAAGGCGGGTTAAGCACCAAGATTCATGCGCTCGTCGATGCGCTGGGCAATCCGCTAGGGTTCAAACTTACGCCCGGCCAGGCCCATGATTTGCAAGGCGCCGATGCTCTGCTGCCGGACATGGCGGCCAATACCTTGCTGGCAGACAAGGCCTACGATGCCGACCAGCGGGTGATCGAACCGTTACTCGCCCGGGCAAAATCGGTCGTGATCCCGCCAAGAGGCCACCGCCAAATCCAGCGCGACTTCGATAAAGACGCCTACAAGGCGCGCCATCTCATCGAGAACTTCTTCTGCAAACTCAAGCAGTATCGCGCCATCGCAACCCGCTACGATAAAACTGCGAGAAATTTCCTTGCCGCAATCCACCTCGCCGCTGCTATCATTTGGCTCAATTGA
- a CDS encoding transporter substrate-binding domain-containing protein, protein MTRQHFQIGVMFSTTGSYSVVARSMLNGASLAFRELAEAGGDVTFEPVVVNPSGDLQRYRALSLDLLKAGIRQVVGCYTSSSRKEVIPCFEKYDGLLWYPSHYEGFESSDNVVYTGASPNQHVLPLVDYLASRVGTRAFCVGSNYIWAWENNRIFREALTARGGSVVAERYLPVGDTEFDQVVAAILDQRPDFVFNNLIGTSNYAFFRAFRAACRARGIDQAMAIPVASCTLSEPELAEIGTEAVDGHLSSSVYFSSLDSPASTAFISAYAKAFPEGPVSSADAEASYIAVKLLAASLTQAGTDEARAVRAAVANQRLLAPQGEVRIDPQTYHAWLTPRIARSATNGQFEVLLEARSPVAPDPYLVQSSPRFAVTMRAPVLRVVKS, encoded by the coding sequence ATGACGCGACAGCATTTCCAGATCGGCGTGATGTTCTCGACCACCGGCTCCTACAGCGTGGTGGCGCGCTCGATGCTGAATGGTGCGTCGTTGGCTTTCCGCGAGCTGGCCGAGGCGGGCGGGGATGTCACGTTCGAACCAGTGGTGGTCAATCCGTCGGGCGACCTGCAGCGCTATCGCGCGCTCAGCCTCGATCTGCTCAAGGCGGGCATCCGCCAGGTGGTCGGCTGTTACACCTCGTCGAGCCGCAAAGAGGTGATCCCGTGCTTCGAGAAGTACGACGGGCTGCTGTGGTATCCCTCGCACTATGAGGGGTTCGAGAGCTCGGACAACGTCGTCTACACCGGCGCCTCACCCAACCAGCATGTGCTGCCGCTGGTCGATTATCTGGCCTCGCGGGTCGGAACGCGCGCGTTCTGCGTTGGCTCCAATTACATCTGGGCCTGGGAGAACAACCGGATTTTCCGCGAGGCGCTGACCGCGCGGGGCGGCAGTGTGGTGGCCGAGCGTTACCTGCCGGTCGGCGACACCGAATTCGACCAGGTGGTTGCGGCGATCCTCGACCAGCGCCCCGACTTTGTCTTCAACAACCTGATCGGCACCAGCAACTATGCCTTCTTCCGCGCGTTCCGCGCCGCCTGCCGTGCGCGGGGCATCGATCAAGCCATGGCGATTCCGGTGGCGAGCTGTACGCTGTCGGAGCCGGAACTGGCCGAAATCGGGACGGAGGCGGTCGACGGACATCTCAGTTCCAGCGTGTACTTCTCTTCGCTGGACTCGCCCGCAAGCACAGCCTTCATCTCGGCTTATGCCAAGGCGTTTCCGGAGGGGCCGGTGTCATCGGCCGACGCGGAAGCCTCCTACATCGCGGTGAAACTTCTGGCCGCGTCGCTCACGCAGGCGGGAACCGATGAAGCGCGCGCGGTGCGGGCCGCAGTTGCCAACCAGCGCCTGCTGGCTCCGCAGGGCGAGGTGCGTATCGATCCGCAAACCTATCACGCTTGGCTGACACCGCGGATCGCACGCTCGGCCACCAACGGCCAGTTCGAAGTTCTGCTGGAGGCCCGCAGCCCGGTGGCTCCGGATCCCTATCTCGTCCAGTCGTCGCCACGGTTTGCGGTGACGATGCGCGCTCCCGTCTTGCGAGTGGTGAAATCATGA
- a CDS encoding ANTAR domain-containing response regulator — translation MMPRLLQNFRGGRALIVSARGGSETALETTLAKLGVTSEYPPLVDGKAQIDPASLQAERDILFIDGDLEGAVAIEVDPASRLPPVPVIGLVGVEAPSRLKALVNLGATSFLRKPVHGGAVYTSLFMGINQFLLRSEMNDRIQDLELRRRGRRAVVRSIILLMQQDGLDEDSAYSQLRRNSMRARQSLEFYCDDFLSRRARPPDSPERTDGVTKKQAM, via the coding sequence ATGATGCCTCGATTGCTTCAGAATTTCAGGGGTGGCCGCGCGCTGATCGTTTCCGCCCGCGGCGGTTCGGAAACCGCGCTGGAAACCACGCTCGCCAAACTCGGGGTCACGAGCGAGTATCCGCCGCTCGTCGATGGCAAGGCGCAGATCGATCCAGCCAGCCTGCAGGCTGAGCGGGATATCCTGTTCATCGACGGTGATCTCGAAGGCGCCGTGGCCATCGAGGTGGATCCGGCGTCGCGCCTGCCGCCGGTGCCGGTGATCGGCCTGGTCGGCGTCGAGGCGCCGAGCCGGCTCAAGGCTCTGGTCAATCTCGGTGCCACATCCTTCCTGCGCAAGCCGGTGCATGGCGGTGCCGTCTACACCTCGCTGTTCATGGGCATCAACCAGTTCCTGCTGCGCAGCGAGATGAATGACCGGATTCAGGATCTCGAATTGCGCCGCCGTGGCAGGCGTGCGGTGGTGCGATCGATCATCCTGCTGATGCAGCAGGATGGCCTCGACGAAGACAGCGCCTATTCCCAGCTCCGCCGCAACAGCATGCGCGCGCGGCAAAGCCTGGAATTCTACTGCGACGACTTTCTGAGCAGGCGGGCGCGTCCTCCCGACAGTCCGGAACGGACGGACGGCGTCACCAAAAAACAGGCCATGTAG
- a CDS encoding urea ABC transporter substrate-binding protein, translating to MTKNVLRGLRAAALTGTLVLNCGSAFAADPIKLGVLEDQSGDFAAATIGKVHAIQLAAEEINKAGGIAGRPLELVIYDTQSDNTRYQEFMRRVLQRDKVDVVFAGFSSASREAYRPIVDQFNGFAFYNNQYEGGVCDGHMIVTGAVPEQQFSTLIPYMMEKYGKKVYTLAADYNFGQISAEWVRKIVKENGGQMAGEEFIPLGVSQFSQSIQNIQKAKPDFVVTLLVGTAQASYYEQAASANVNLPMASSVNVGQGYEHKRFKPPSLKDMYVTTNYIEEIDSPESKAFLAKFKAKFPNEPYVNQEAENSYLAVYLYKQMVERAKSTKREEIRKVIAQGDVCMDAPEGKVCIDPKSQHMSHTIYLAKVGADHSISFPKIWEDIKPYWLGDAGCDLTKKDPMAQYTPSNPPPKP from the coding sequence ATGACTAAAAACGTGTTGCGAGGGCTGCGTGCCGCAGCCCTCACGGGGACGCTTGTCCTCAATTGTGGCTCGGCCTTCGCCGCCGATCCCATCAAGCTCGGCGTGCTGGAGGACCAGTCCGGCGACTTTGCCGCGGCCACCATCGGCAAGGTGCATGCGATCCAGCTGGCGGCGGAAGAGATCAACAAGGCCGGCGGCATCGCGGGCCGGCCGCTGGAGCTGGTCATCTACGACACCCAGTCCGACAACACGCGTTATCAGGAATTCATGCGGCGCGTGCTGCAGCGGGACAAGGTCGACGTGGTGTTCGCCGGATTCTCGTCGGCGTCGCGCGAGGCCTATCGTCCGATCGTCGACCAGTTCAACGGCTTTGCCTTCTACAACAACCAGTATGAAGGCGGCGTCTGCGATGGCCACATGATCGTCACCGGTGCCGTACCGGAGCAGCAGTTCTCCACTCTCATTCCCTACATGATGGAGAAGTACGGCAAGAAGGTCTACACACTCGCCGCCGACTACAATTTCGGCCAGATCTCGGCCGAATGGGTCCGCAAGATCGTCAAGGAGAACGGCGGCCAGATGGCCGGCGAGGAGTTCATCCCGCTTGGCGTGTCGCAGTTCTCGCAAAGCATCCAGAACATCCAGAAGGCGAAACCCGATTTCGTCGTGACCCTGCTGGTCGGAACCGCCCAGGCTTCCTATTACGAGCAGGCCGCATCCGCCAACGTCAACCTGCCGATGGCCTCCTCGGTCAATGTCGGCCAGGGCTACGAGCACAAGCGCTTCAAGCCGCCGAGCCTGAAGGACATGTACGTCACCACCAACTACATCGAAGAGATCGACTCCCCGGAGAGCAAGGCGTTCCTTGCCAAGTTCAAGGCCAAGTTTCCGAACGAGCCCTATGTGAACCAGGAAGCCGAGAATTCCTATCTCGCCGTCTATCTCTACAAGCAGATGGTTGAACGTGCCAAGTCGACCAAGCGCGAGGAGATCCGCAAGGTGATCGCCCAGGGCGACGTCTGCATGGATGCGCCGGAAGGCAAGGTCTGCATCGATCCGAAGAGCCAGCACATGTCCCACACCATCTATCTGGCGAAAGTCGGCGCCGACCACTCGATCTCGTTCCCGAAAATCTGGGAGGACATCAAGCCCTACTGGCTGGGTGACGCGGGATGCGACCTGACCAAGAAGGATCCGATGGCGCAATACACGCCGTCGAACCCGCCGCCGAAACCCTGA
- a CDS encoding ABC transporter permease subunit encodes MDIATLAFSALYQFGDAFAFLVLSACGLAVIFGMMGVINLAHGEFIMCGAYVTVSAAHAGLPLPLAIALGTAVSALVGALIELVVIRHLYDRPLDTIVATWGLSLIATQGTLIVLGSTMAGVGTPFGSFQVGQYSYSIYRIVLFVSAVTVLGGLYMLFNWTRFGVLARATIQVPHMAAALGVDIRLIYSLTFACGAGLAGLAGGLYAPTMTLVPTMGATFIMEAFVTVVVGGADVFLGTAPAAAVLAVVKSGMTSWQGQLFGQIGLLVAVILVIRVLPKGISGFLLRERT; translated from the coding sequence ATGGACATCGCGACCCTCGCATTCTCCGCCCTCTATCAATTCGGCGACGCCTTTGCATTCCTGGTGCTGTCGGCCTGCGGGCTTGCGGTGATCTTCGGCATGATGGGTGTGATCAATCTCGCCCACGGCGAGTTCATCATGTGCGGCGCCTATGTCACGGTGTCCGCGGCCCACGCCGGCCTGCCGCTGCCGCTGGCGATCGCACTGGGCACCGCGGTGTCCGCGCTGGTCGGCGCACTGATCGAACTTGTCGTGATCAGGCACCTGTACGATCGTCCCCTCGACACCATCGTCGCCACCTGGGGACTGAGCCTGATCGCAACCCAAGGCACGCTGATCGTGCTGGGCTCGACCATGGCCGGGGTCGGCACCCCGTTCGGCAGTTTCCAGGTCGGCCAATACTCTTATTCCATCTATCGCATCGTGCTGTTCGTCTCCGCGGTCACGGTGCTGGGCGGCCTCTACATGCTGTTCAACTGGACGCGCTTTGGCGTGCTGGCGCGGGCCACCATCCAGGTACCGCACATGGCCGCCGCGCTCGGCGTCGATATCAGACTGATCTACAGCCTCACCTTTGCCTGCGGAGCCGGCCTCGCGGGCCTCGCCGGCGGCCTCTACGCGCCGACCATGACGCTGGTGCCGACCATGGGCGCCACCTTCATCATGGAGGCCTTCGTCACCGTGGTGGTGGGCGGTGCCGACGTGTTTCTCGGGACGGCGCCGGCCGCGGCCGTGCTTGCGGTGGTGAAATCGGGCATGACATCCTGGCAGGGGCAGCTGTTCGGCCAGATCGGCTTGCTGGTGGCGGTGATCCTGGTGATCCGGGTGCTGCCCAAGGGCATTTCCGGTTTCCTGCTGCGCGAGCGGACCTGA
- a CDS encoding branched-chain amino acid ABC transporter permease, with amino-acid sequence MTALLRLFRHLEGPQTVGRGPAFWATFAAVVAAACVYPLFSDGYTVGNTVYFFIWVFIALSLCLIWGYGGALSFGQTAFFGIAGYGYGILTINFGSAYGFTLLALVLAIGFAALFALLLGYFMFFGRISGVFLGIVTLAVTLMLERFMAQTAGPEWRIGAARLNGFNGMSAMPPLTIPWPGGDIVLFADIGLYYFVLGLLLAIYLGLRILMNSAFGNVIVAIRENPERAEMLGYDVRKYQLITFVIGAALAGLSGVLYTTWGQYITPSSMGMTAAALPLIWVAVGGRSDLTSTVIGTLVVLLAFQALTIYGSQYALVVMGLLLVLTVLIAPNGLVLGAMNLIGRLVTRRGKGEL; translated from the coding sequence GTGACCGCCTTGCTTCGCTTGTTCCGTCATCTCGAAGGGCCGCAGACCGTCGGCCGCGGCCCGGCATTCTGGGCCACGTTTGCAGCCGTTGTCGCCGCTGCCTGCGTCTATCCGCTGTTCAGCGACGGTTACACCGTCGGCAACACCGTCTACTTCTTTATCTGGGTGTTCATCGCGCTCAGCCTCTGCCTGATCTGGGGCTATGGTGGCGCGCTGAGTTTCGGCCAGACTGCGTTTTTCGGCATCGCCGGCTACGGCTATGGCATCCTCACCATCAATTTCGGCTCGGCTTACGGCTTCACGCTGCTGGCGCTGGTGCTGGCAATCGGGTTTGCGGCGCTGTTCGCGCTGCTGCTCGGCTACTTCATGTTCTTCGGCCGCATCAGCGGCGTCTTCCTCGGCATCGTGACTCTCGCGGTCACCCTGATGCTGGAGCGCTTCATGGCGCAGACCGCGGGCCCGGAGTGGCGCATCGGCGCAGCACGGCTCAACGGCTTCAACGGCATGAGCGCCATGCCGCCGCTGACGATTCCCTGGCCCGGCGGCGATATCGTGCTGTTCGCCGATATCGGGCTTTATTATTTCGTGCTCGGCCTGCTGCTCGCGATTTATCTGGGCCTGCGCATCCTGATGAACTCGGCGTTCGGCAATGTCATTGTCGCCATCAGGGAGAATCCGGAACGCGCGGAGATGCTGGGCTACGACGTGCGCAAGTATCAGCTGATCACCTTCGTGATCGGGGCCGCGCTCGCCGGCTTGTCCGGTGTGCTCTACACCACCTGGGGGCAATACATCACGCCGTCGAGCATGGGCATGACGGCGGCCGCATTGCCGTTGATCTGGGTCGCGGTCGGCGGCCGCTCCGACCTGACGTCGACGGTGATTGGAACCCTGGTGGTGCTGCTGGCGTTCCAGGCGCTGACCATCTACGGCAGCCAGTATGCGCTGGTGGTGATGGGTCTGCTGCTGGTGCTGACTGTGCTGATCGCACCCAACGGCCTTGTGCTCGGTGCCATGAACCTGATCGGACGCCTGGTCACGCGCCGCGGCAAGGGAGAGCTCTGA